The following coding sequences lie in one Capsicum annuum cultivar UCD-10X-F1 chromosome 5, UCD10Xv1.1, whole genome shotgun sequence genomic window:
- the LOC107870288 gene encoding cell division cycle 5-like protein: MRIMIKGGVWKNTEDEILKAAVMKYGKNQWARISSLLVRKSAKQCKARWYEWLDPSIKKTEWTREEDEKLLHLAKLLPTQWRTIAPIVGRTPSQCLERYEKLLDAACTKDENYDPNDDPRKLKPGEIDPNPESKPARPDPVDMDEDEKEMLSEARARLANTRGKKAKRKAREKQLEEARRLASLQKRRELKAAGIDVRQRKRKRRGIDYNAEIPFEKKPPPGFYDVTEEDRPVDQPKFPTTIEELEGERRVDKEARLRKQDIARNKIAERQDAPTSILHANKLNDPEAVRRRSKLNLPAPQIPDHELEAIAKIGIASDLIGGDELSEGNSATRALLANYAQTPQHAMTPMRTPQRTPSTKQDAIMMEAENQRRLTQSQTPLLGGDNPLLHPSDFSGVTPKKREVQTPNPLLTPSATPGATGLTPRIGMTPSRDSYGMTPKGTPRDELRINEEMDNNAKFGQFNSKKELLSGLRGLPQPKNEYQIVVQQPPEENEEPEEKIEEDMSDRIAREKAEEEARQQALLRKRSKVLQRELPRPPIASLDLIRRSLMRSDEEDKSSFVPFTLIEQADEMIRKELVSLLEHDNTKYPLDEKAEKEKKKGVKRKAVAEPAIEDFEEDELKEADELIKDEAQFLRVAMGHENESLDDFVQAHETTLNDIMYFPTRNAYGLSSVAGNMEKLAALQNEFENVKKKMDDDTKKATKLEQKIKVLTNGYQMRAGKLWSEIESTFKKMDTAGTELECFRALQKQEQLAATHRINNMWEEVQKQKEFERTLQKRYGDLVAEKQKIQQLMDGHRIQAQIQEEIAAKNLALELAKAEMAEKDRALELAKAEMAEKESALELAKAELAEKESVPSAGDVEPSGTGQCSNTEEISASASHVPIEADVHVEPSGTGQYSNPEENHASASDVQSAPIEADYVPVEPSGTSNAEENSASIEDDYVLVEPSATSNAVENSASIEADDVHVEPSGYGQCPIAEETSASVSHDVAPLDVEGQVKTGCVSAMDVEATSDHVPMEGQQNLVEESNMDVTKTEDSGAVAGDADVPKTEDSGLVAGDTDVFKTEDSGVAAGDADVPKTEDSRVVAGDADVPKTEDSGVVTCDEEANAGKL; this comes from the exons ACTGAATGGACTAGAGAGGAGGATGAGAAACTACTTCACCTTGCAAAGCTCCTGCCCACTCAATGGAGGACAATTGCTCCAATTGTTGGTCGTACACCATCCCAGTGCCTTGAACGTTATGAGAAGCTTCTCGATGCAGCATGCACCAAGGATGAGAACTATGATCCTAATGATGATCCAAGAAAATTGAAGCCTGGAGAGATTGATCCTAACCCGGAATCCAAGCCTGCTCGGCCTGACCCTGTTGATATGGATGAGGACGAGAAAGAAATGCTTTCTGAAGCACGAGCTCGGTTGGCCAACACAAGAGGCAAAAAGGCTAAAAGGAAAGCCAGAGAAAAGCAGCTTGAAGAGGCGCGAAGGCTTGCTTCTTTACAGAAGAGGAGAGAACTGAAGGCTGCTGGAATAGATGTCCGTCAAAGGAAGAGAAAAAGGCGAGGTATTGATTACAATGCTGAAATCCCCTTTGAAAAGAAGCCTCCTCCAGGCTTCTATGATGTTACTGAGGAAGATCGTCCAGTTGATCAACCCAAGTTTCCAACTACCATTGAGGAACTAGAAGGTGAGAGGAGAGTTGATAAGGAAGCTCGCCTAAGAAAGCAGGATATTGCGAGGAACAAAATTGCAGAAAGGCAGGATGCCCCTACATCCATATTGCATGCGAATAAACTTAATGATCCAGAAGCAGTGAGGAGGAGGTCGAAACTGAATCTTCCTGCACCACAGATTCCAGACCATGAATTAGAGGCCATAGCAAAGATAGGTATTGCCAGCGATTTAATAGGGGGCGATGAACTGTCCGAAGGAAATTCCGCAACGCGTGCTCTTCTTGCAAACTATGCCCAGACACCACAACATGCAATGACTCCTATGAGAACACCTCAAAGAACCCCTTCAACTAAGCAAGATGCCATCATGATGGAGGCAGAAAATCAGCGAAGATTGACTCAATCTCAGACACCATTACTCGGAGGGGATAATCCTCTGTTGCACCCCTCAGATTTCTCGGGAGTCACTCCTAAGAAAAGGGAAGTGCAAACACCAAATCCACTTTTAACTCCTTCAGCAACTCCTGGAGCCACGGGCCTTACTCCTAGAATTGGCATGACGCCGTCCAGGGATTCTTATGGCATGACACCCAAAGGAACCCCTAGGGATGAGCTACGCATTAATGAAGAAATGGACAATAATGCTAAATTTGGgcaatttaattcaaaaaaagaatTACTTTCTGGTTTGAGAGGCCTTCCTCAGCCCAAGAACGAGTACCAGATAGTCGTCCAACAACCTCCTGAAGAAAATGAAGAACCAGAAGAGAAGATTGAAGAAGACATGTCTGATAGGATTGCTAGGGAGAAGGCTGAAGAAGAAGCAAGGCAACAAGCTTTACTCCGGAAAAGGTCAAAAGTATTGCAAAGGGAGCTCCCTAGACCTCCTATTGCTTCACTAGATCTAATTAGAAGATCCTTAATGAGGTCTGATGAAGAAGACAAGAGCTCCTTTGTTCCTTTTACACTAATTGAGCAGGCTGATGaaatgattagaaaagaacttgtGTCGTTGCTGGAACATGATAATACCAAGTATCCTCTAGATGAAAAAGcagagaaggagaagaaaaagggGGTCAAGCGAAAAGCGGTTGCTGAACCTGCTATTGAGGATTTTGAGGAAGATGAACTAAAAGAG GCTGATGAATTGATCAAAGATGAAGCTCAGTTTCTTCGTGTAGCAATGGGACATGAGAATGAATCTCTTGATGACTTTGTCCAAGCACATGAAACAACTTTGAATGATATCATGTACTTTCCTACCCGGAATGCTTATGGTCTCTCAAGTGTTGCTGGAAACATGGAAAAGCTGGCTGCTTTGCAGAATGAGTTTGAGAatgtgaagaagaaaatggaTGATGATACTAAGAAAGCAACAAAACTTGAACAAAAGATCAAAGTTCTCACTAATGGATATCAG ATGCGAGCTGGAAAACTTTGGTCAGAGATAGAGTCAACCTTCAAGAAAATGGACACAGCTGGGACAGAGCTTGAATGCTTCCGAGCATTACAAAAACAAGAGCAGCTAGCAGCAACCCACAGGATCAACAATATGTGGGAAGAAGTTCAGAAGCAAAAAGAGTTCGAGCGTACTTTACAGAAAAGGTACGGTGACCTCGTAGCAGAAAAGCAAAAGATCCAGCAACTCATGGATGGGCATAGAATACAAGCTCAAATTCAGGAAGAAATTGCAGCAAAAAATCTTGCTCTTGAGTTGGCCAAAGCAGAAATGGCAGAAAAGGATCGTGCCCTTGAGTTGGCCAAAGCAGAAATGGCTGAAAAGGAGAGTGCTCTTGAGTTGGCCAAAGCAGAATTGGCAGAAAAGGAGAGTGTACCCTCTGCTGGTGATGTGGAACCTTCAGGTACTGGCCAGTGCTCCAATACAGAGGAAATTTCTGCTTCTGCCTCTCATGTACCAATAGAAGCTGATGTGCATGTGGAGCCTTCAGGTACCGGTCAGTACTCTAATCCAGAGGAAAATCATGCTTCTGCCTCTGATGTACAATCAGCTCCAATTGAAGCTGATTATGTGCCTGTGGAGCCTTCAGGCACCTCTAATGCAGAGGAAAATTCTGCTTCTATTGAAGATGATTATGTGCTTGTGGAGCCTTCAGCTACATCTAATGCAGTGGAAAATTCTGCTTCTATTGAAGCTGATGATGTGCATGTAGAGCCGTCAGGGTACGGCCAGTGCCCCATTGCAGAAGAAACTTCTGCTTCTGTCTCCCATGATGTAGCTCCTCTAGACGTTGAGGGACAGGTGAAAACGGGTTGTGTTTCCGCAATGGATGTTGAAGCCACAAGTGACCATGTACCTATGGAGGGTCAGCAAAACCTAGTAGAAGAGAGTAATATGGATGTTACTAAAACAGAAGACTCTGGAGCAGTAGCAGGTGACGCGGATGTTCCTAAAACAGAAGACTCTGGACTAGTAGCAGGTGACACGGACGTTTTTAAAACAGAAGACTCTGGAGTAGCAGCAGGTGACGCGGATGTTCCTAAAACAGAAGACTCGAGAGTAGTAGCAGGTGACGCGGATGTTCCTAAAACAGAAGACTCGGGAGTAGTCACATGTGATG